The following are encoded in a window of Chionomys nivalis chromosome X, mChiNiv1.1, whole genome shotgun sequence genomic DNA:
- the LOC130868026 gene encoding Y-box-binding protein 1-like, whose amino-acid sequence MSSSAGSDIPGCLTPAVPAIREKKLIARKVLGTVKWFNVKKGYGFINRNDTKEDIFIHQSAIKINNPKKYLRRVGDGESVEFDIVEGEKGAMASNVTGPGGIKVRGSKYASEHNQYRSYRGRRGPPRNSQKNYQNKESGGRNEQSECTHEGQAQQDPQRQMMEDAGYQATKGRGVRVRPHMYRNYRPQFCRGPPRQRQPREDSNEHYEENQGEETQGQQPPRRHNHCNFNHQPKTPKKFKATEWERDTKGIGSSG is encoded by the coding sequence ATGAGCAGCAGCGCAGGCAGTGACATCCCAGGTTGTCTCACACCAGCAGTGCCGGCCATCAGGGAGAAGAAGCTCATCGCAAGGAAGGTTCTGGGGACAGTTAAATGGTTCAATGTCAAGAAGGGTTACGGATTCATCAACAGAAACGACACCAAAGAAGACATATTCATCCACCAGTCTGCCATAAAGATAAATAACCCCAAGAAGTACCTTCGCAGGGTAGGAGACGGAGAGTCTGTGGAGTTTGATATTGTTGAAGGAGAAAAGGGTGCAATGGCATCAAATGTTACAGGCCCTGGAGGAATTAAAGTTCGAGGTAGTAAGTATGCATCAGAGCATAACCAATATAGAAGCTATCGTGGTCGCAGGGGTCCTCCACGCAATTCCCAGAAAAATTACCAGAATAAGGAGAGTGGGGGAAGGAATGAGCAATCAGAATGCACTCATGAAGGCCAAGCTCAACaagacccacaaagacaaatgATGGAGGATGCTGGCTACCAAGCTACAAAAGGGCGAGGTGTACGAGTGAGACCGCATATGTATCGCAATTACAGACCACAGTTCTGCAGGGGCCCTCCTCGCCAAAGACAGCCCAGAGAGGACAGCAATGAGCACTATGAGGAAAATCAAGGAGAGGAGACCCAAGGTCAGCAGCCACCTCGACGTCATAATCACTGCAACTTCAATCACCAACCAAAGACGCCCAAAAAATTCAAAGCCACAGAGTGGGAAAGAGATACCAAAGGCATCGGATCCAGCGGATAA